The Longimicrobium sp. genomic interval GACGGTGACCATCGCGGACGCGGCGAGCGCGCGGGTGGCGGTGGTGGTGCGCACGGGCGACGCGCCGGTGGACGTGGCCTGGTCGCCCACGCTGCGCCAGGCCTTCGTCGCCAACCAGGGCGACGGGACGGTCGCCGTGATCGATCCCGCGCGCGGCGCGATGGTCGGCCGCATCCAGTTCGCGCCGGGGATCGCCTCCATCCGCTTCGCGCCGGAGGCGGCGGACGCGCACGCCGCGCACGGCGATGCCGACGCGGGGCCGCGGCCGGGCGGGCGGCTGGCCTTCATCGTCAATCCCCGCGCGGGGACGCTGGAGCTGTACGACGCGGTGACCCGGCGCAGCCTGCGCTCGCTGAGCGGGGCCGCGCAGGTGGACCAGGTCACCTTCACCTCCTCTTTCGCGTACGTGCGCGCCGCGGGAACGCCGCAGGTGGCGATGATCCCCCTCGCCAACCCCACCGCGGGGGCCACGGGCGCGCACGACGCCTTCCCCGCGGGCGACCGGGCGCCGGGCGCGGTGGGCGACTCGATCGGCGACGTGCTCGTGGCCCAGCCGGGGATGCACGACGCGGTGTACGTCGCCAATCCCGCGGAGCGGATGGTCTACAGCTACCACTACATGGAGGGGATGCCCGTCCCCCACGGCGGGCTGACGACGTACGAGTACGTTCCCCGCGCGGTGCGCGCCGTCAGCCGCCGGCTGCGCGAGACCGAGCCCGGCGTGTACGCGGCCACCGTGCGGCTGGAGGACGCGGGCGACTACGACCTGGTGCTGCGCAGCGCCGACCCGCACGTCGTCGGCTGCTACGGCTTCCGCATCGCCGCCGACCCGAACCGCCCGGCGGGGGAGACGCTGACCGTGGAGGCGGCAGACCCGGCGCGGAAGCTCCCCGTGGGCCCCGCGACGGTGCGGCTGAAGCTGGTCGGCCCCGGCGGCGCGCCGGTGGACGGCGTGGGCGACGTGCGGGTGACGCTGGCCGCGCCCGGCGGATGGCAGCGCCGGGTGGACGCGCGCGCGGCGGGCGGCGGCGTATACGAGGCGGCGGTGGAGGTCCCCGCGCCGGGGCTGTACGCCGCGGCGGTCGACATCCCCTCGCTGGGGGTGACGTCGCGCGGGCGGCGGCCGCTGTACTTCCAAGCCGAGGCCCGGTGATCGCCCCGCTCGCCGCGGCCAGCGGCCCGGTGCGCGCGGACGAGCTTCCCGCGCAGGACTTCCTCGAGGACGCCCGCCTCCTCCCCCGCGAGCGGGCCGGGGGACGGCTGCGCGTGGCCTTCTCCGGCCGCCCCGATCCCCAGGCCGTCGCCGAGCTGGAGGTGCTGTTCGGCCTTCCCGTGGAGCTGGAGCCGGTGGCCGAGGCCGAGCTGCTGGACGAGATCCGCCGCGCCTGCGGCCAGCCCACCGCCGCGTCCTTCGCCGCCGGGCTGGGCGTCGACGGGGTGGTATCGACGGGAGATGCCGATCTCGTCGCGCACGACCTGGAGGAGATCGCCAACCAGGCGCCCGTCGTCCGTCTCGTCAATCTCCTCCTCGCCGAGGCGGTCGAGGCGGGCGCCAGCGACGTCCACCTCGAGGCCGAAGCGCGGGCGATGCGGGTGCGCTACCGCGTAGACGGCGTGCTGCAGGACGCGCCGTCGCCGCCTCCCCATCTCCGCGCCGCCGTGGTCAGCCGGCTGAAGATCATGGCCGAGCTCGACATCGCCGAGCGACGGATGCCGCAGGACGGCCGCGTGCGGCTGCGCACGGCCGAGCGCGAGCTGGACGTGCGCGTCTCCACGCTGCCGACGCTGCACGGCGAGTCCGTCGTCCTGCGCCTGCTGGACGTGGAGGGGCAGCGCTTCGACCTGGCCGGACTGGGGATGGCGGACGACACGCTGGCCGCGCTCCTGGGCTTCGCGGCGCGGCCGCACGGCGTGCTGCTGTCGACGGGGCCGACGGGGAGCGGGAAGACGACCACGCTGTACGCGCTGCTGGAGCGCATCCGCACCGGCGGCGAGAAGATCGTCTCGGTCGAGGACCCGGTGGAGTACGAGCTCCCCGGCGTGGCCCAGGTCCCCGTCCACGCGCGGCTGGGGCTCACCTTCGCGCGGGCGCTGCGCTCGATCCTGCGGCAGGACCCCGACGTCCTCCTCGTCGGCGAGATGCGCGACCCGGAGACGGCGGAGATCTGCATCCAGGCCGCGCTCACCGGCCACCTCGTCCTCTCCACCCTGCACACCAACGACGCGCCCGGCGCGCTGACCCGGCTCGTGGACCTGGGCGTTCCCGACTACCTGGTCGCGTCGACGGTGCAGGCGGTGCTCGCCCAGCGCCTGGTCCGCCGTGTCTGCCCCGCCTGCGCGGAGGCGGTGGCACCGGATTCCGCGGTGGCGCGGGAGATGGCGGCGGCGGGGTTCGCCGCGGACCGGGTGCTCCGGGGGCGTGGCTGCGGGGCGTGCCGGGGGACGGGATATCGAGGAAGGACGGGGATCCACGAGTTGCTGACGGTGGACGACGGCCTGCGCGCGGAGCTCCTCCGCGCGCCGGGGACGGACGGGCTGCGGCGCGTCGCCCTCGCGGGGGGGATGCGGCCGCTGCGCGCGGACGGCTGGCGGCAGGTGGCCGCCGGCGTCACCACACCCCAGGAAGTGCTGAGGGTTGCATGAAGATGGACCGGCTGGAGCTGTCCGAGATCGTGGAGCGCATCCTGTCCGCGCCGCCGCGCCCCGCCCACGCCATCGCCGCCGAGCGCAGGGCGCACCTCGACGCGGAGCCGTCCCCCGAACCCGGGCGCAGGGCGCAGCTCGACGCGGAGCCATCCCCCGACCCCGAACCCGGGCCGCAGGCGCCGCACGGCCGCCACTGGCCCGCCGCGCTCCGGCAGCGCCGGCCGCTGATGGGCTTCACCCTGATCGAGGTGCTGGTGGTGATCGTGGTGATCACCGTTCTCGCCACCCTCGTCGCACCCAACGTCTTCCGCCACGTGGGCGGCGCGAAGGAGGCGACCGCGAAGACGCAGCTGGAGATGCTGGGCTCGGCGGTGGACGCGTACCGGCTGGACAACGACGAGTATCCCACCACCGAGCAGGGGCTGGCCGCGTTGCGCGCCCGCCCCGCCGCCGGCCCGGCGCCGCGCAACTGGCGGGGGCCGTATCTCCGCCGCGACGTGCCGCTGGACCCGTGGGGGCGCCCCTACCTCTACCGCAGCCCGGGCGCGGCGAACCCCGAGGGCTACGACCTGCTGACGCTGGGCCGCGACGGCCGCGAGGGCGGCGACGGCGAGGACGCCGACGTGCTGGGGTGGAAGTAGCCGCCATGCCCGCCTTCGCCTGGCGCGCCGCGACGTCCGCGGGCCGCACCGTCCGCGGCGTGGAGGACGGCGACACCGCCGCCGCCGTGGAGCGGCGCCTGGGCGAGCGCGGGCTGTTCGCGCTGGAGGTGTCGCCCGCGACGGCGGCGGCGCGCGCGGAGGAACGGCCGCGCGCGGCGTTCCGCGGCCGGCGCGCGGACGTGGCGGAGGCGGTCCGGTATCTCGCGACGCTGCTGGAGGCGGGCTTTCCGCTGGACCGCGCGCTGGCCGCCGTCAGCCGCGTGGTCGCCCGGCGCGACGTGGCGGCGGCGGTGCTGGAGGTGCGCGACCGGGTGCGCGGCGGCGCGCGGCTGGACGAGGCGATGGCCGCGCACCCGTCCGTCTTCCCGCGCTTCGCGGTGGGGATGGTGCGCGCCGGCGAGCGCGGCGGGACGCTGGCGCCGGCGCTGGACCGGCTGGCGGGACAGATGGAGCGCGACCTGGCGCTGCGCTCGAGACTGGCCTCGG includes:
- the gspG gene encoding type II secretion system major pseudopilin GspG, whose translation is MKMDRLELSEIVERILSAPPRPAHAIAAERRAHLDAEPSPEPGRRAQLDAEPSPDPEPGPQAPHGRHWPAALRQRRPLMGFTLIEVLVVIVVITVLATLVAPNVFRHVGGAKEATAKTQLEMLGSAVDAYRLDNDEYPTTEQGLAALRARPAAGPAPRNWRGPYLRRDVPLDPWGRPYLYRSPGAANPEGYDLLTLGRDGREGGDGEDADVLGWK
- a CDS encoding cytochrome D1 domain-containing protein; this translates as MRPFRNVAVVISAAVLSARPLAAQDPHAGHAAHADTSAPRAGAPSAHSPATGHAAHAAARPASTRADATAVRVLRAEVVARGEGGGAAVQGGETELRVRVTDPATGQPVSRLLPSAWIDVRRSAGATTQRECEQRIGALNESAMMVKHGQISLATPVEDLNGHVLAVLARQPVVAVIDPLKGFGRTRLLAAVPLPAPGADWASTPDDRLLFVSIPDSGVVAVIDTHDWKVRARIPAGTRPMRVAMQPGGRRVWVSTEGAEPGVAVIDAERLEVVSRLAAGAGPHAIAFSDDGALAFVTARGAGTVTIADAASARVAVVVRTGDAPVDVAWSPTLRQAFVANQGDGTVAVIDPARGAMVGRIQFAPGIASIRFAPEAADAHAAHGDADAGPRPGGRLAFIVNPRAGTLELYDAVTRRSLRSLSGAAQVDQVTFTSSFAYVRAAGTPQVAMIPLANPTAGATGAHDAFPAGDRAPGAVGDSIGDVLVAQPGMHDAVYVANPAERMVYSYHYMEGMPVPHGGLTTYEYVPRAVRAVSRRLRETEPGVYAATVRLEDAGDYDLVLRSADPHVVGCYGFRIAADPNRPAGETLTVEAADPARKLPVGPATVRLKLVGPGGAPVDGVGDVRVTLAAPGGWQRRVDARAAGGGVYEAAVEVPAPGLYAAAVDIPSLGVTSRGRRPLYFQAEAR
- a CDS encoding GspE/PulE family protein, which produces MIAPLAAASGPVRADELPAQDFLEDARLLPRERAGGRLRVAFSGRPDPQAVAELEVLFGLPVELEPVAEAELLDEIRRACGQPTAASFAAGLGVDGVVSTGDADLVAHDLEEIANQAPVVRLVNLLLAEAVEAGASDVHLEAEARAMRVRYRVDGVLQDAPSPPPHLRAAVVSRLKIMAELDIAERRMPQDGRVRLRTAERELDVRVSTLPTLHGESVVLRLLDVEGQRFDLAGLGMADDTLAALLGFAARPHGVLLSTGPTGSGKTTTLYALLERIRTGGEKIVSVEDPVEYELPGVAQVPVHARLGLTFARALRSILRQDPDVLLVGEMRDPETAEICIQAALTGHLVLSTLHTNDAPGALTRLVDLGVPDYLVASTVQAVLAQRLVRRVCPACAEAVAPDSAVAREMAAAGFAADRVLRGRGCGACRGTGYRGRTGIHELLTVDDGLRAELLRAPGTDGLRRVALAGGMRPLRADGWRQVAAGVTTPQEVLRVA